Proteins from a single region of Strix aluco isolate bStrAlu1 chromosome 5, bStrAlu1.hap1, whole genome shotgun sequence:
- the POLDIP3 gene encoding polymerase delta-interacting protein 3 isoform X1: MADLSLDELIRKRGVTVKGRLNTRPVFGGVRSRIGIQQNLLSRSSPAVSFQRTFDARQKIGLTDARHKLGVKDAREKLLQKDARFKIKGKVQDAREMLNSRKQQSVAAEKVTKVVDAREKISLKRSTPAAISPTVGTVNPAVKITKTIQQKAPVPGHSHPAGMRINVVNNHTHKQGLYDMEDDDESVSPLTSKQMKITTTNSFLHNTTGLSGNKFSLSKTVPLTKVVQNDTYTAPPAPPSPMRTKALTNMSRTLVTKEEPPKEPAPVELAFSPLEGTKMTVNNLHPRVTEEDIVELFCVCGALKRARLVHPGVAEVVFVKKEDAITAYKKYNNRCLDGQPMKCNLHMNGNVITSDQPILLRLSDTPSVKKEGEPRRSSASASSNPPAEVDPDTILKALFKSSGVSASVQPTEFKIKL, translated from the exons ATGGCGGACCTCTCTCTGGACGAGCTCATACGGAAACGCGGTGTGACGGTGAAAGGGAG gcttAACACAAGGCCGGTGTTTGGAGGTGTAAGATCTCGCATTGGGATCCAGCAAAATCTTCTAAGTAGATCATCACCAGCTGTCAGCTTCCAGCGGACATTTGATGCCCGACAGAAGATAGGACTCACTGATGCCCGACACAAACTGGGGGTTAAAGATGCGCGTGAAAAACTGCTTCAAAAGGACGCTCGGTTCAAAATCAAAGGGAAGGTGCAGGATGCTCGAGAGATGTTGAATTCCCGTAAGCAGCAAAGTGTTGCTGCTGAAAAGGTGACCAAAGTGGTGGATGCCAGAGAGAAGATAAGCTTAAAAAGGAGCACTCCAGCTGCTATTAGCCCAACTGTGGGGACAGTAAATCCAGCCGTGAAAATCACCAAAACTATCCAA CAGAAGGCTCCAGTTCCTGGACACTCTCATCCAGCAGGAATGAGGATCAATGTGGTGAACAACCATACACACAAACAG GGTCTGTATGACATGGAAGATGATGATGAAAGTGTTTCTCCCCTTACTAGCAAACAGATGAAAATCACCACCACAAACAGTTTCCTGCACAACACG ACTGGCCTGAGTGGCAATAAATTTTCTCTGTCCAAGACTGTTCCCCTGACTAAAGTCGTCCAGAATGATACGTACACAGCTCCACCTGCACCTCCCTCTCCTATGCGGACGAAGGCCTTGACAAACATGTCCCGGACCTTAGTGACAAAGGAGGAGCCTCCAAAAGAACCAGCACCTGTTGAG CTGGCGTTCAGTCCTTTGGAAGGCACAAAAATGACTGTAAACAATCTGCATCCTCGAGTCACAGAGGAAGACATTGTT GAGTTATTCTGTGTGTGTGGTGCTCTGAAGCGAGCCCGGCTGGTGCACCCTGGAGTCGCTGAGGTAGTATTTGTGAAGAAAGAAGATGCTATCACAGCATATAAGAAATACAACAACAGGTGCTTAGATG GTCAACCAATGAAATGCAATCTTCATATGAATGGGAATGTCATCACCTCAGACCAGCCTATATTGCT CCGATTGAGTGATACCccttcagtgaagaaggaaggggaaccACGCCGGTCAAGTGCAAGCGCCTCCTCAAATCCCCCAGCTGAAGTGGACCCTGACACTATCTTGAAGGCACTCTTCAAATCCTCAGGGGTCTCTGCCTCTGTGCAGCCCACAGAATTCAAAATTAAACTCTGA
- the RRP7A gene encoding ribosomal RNA-processing protein 7 homolog A — protein MAAARERVAGAAPAGYTALAVKFGARQRSPHYLLVKEHQVREGADTAHPPRRTLFVLNVPPYCSPDALSGLFARCGRVQSVDICDKPGTGEKKEKLTSKFFNRKTVTGFQVAYVVFRKRAGVQAAKALSQEGPLLISTESHPVKTGISKWIASYAASVVDREELKAEVDAYMQDYDKKIAEEEAKAAKEEGVPDEEGWVKVTRKGRKPGLPRTEAANLRVLEREKQKKARKELLNFYAWQHRETKREHIAQLRKKFEEDKQRIALMRAQRKFRPY, from the exons ATGGCGGCTGCCAGGGAGCGTGTGGCCGGAGCGGCGCCGGCGGGCTACACGG CTCTGGCGGTGAAGTTCGGAGCGCGGCAGCGCTCGCCCCACTACTTGTTGGTGAAGGAGCACCAGGTGCGGGAAGGAGCCGACACCGCGCACCCTCCTCGCCGCACCCTCTTCGTCCTCAACGTTCCCCCGTACTGCAGCCCG GACGCTCTGTCTGGGCTGTTCGCCCGCTGCGGGCGTGTCCAGTCTGTGGACATCTGTGACAAGCCAGGGAcgggagagaaaaaagaaaaactgacgTCCAAATTCTTCAACCGCAAAACTGTAACG GGATTTCAAGTAGCATATGTGGTATTCAGGAAACGAGCTGGTGTCCAGGCAGCCAAGGCCCTGTCACAGGAAGGTCCCTTGCTGATATCAACAGAGAGTCACCCTGTGAAAACTGGCATTAGCA AGTGGATCGCCAGCTATGCTGCCTCAGTCGTGGATCGGGAGGAGCTGAAGGCTGAGGTGGATGCCTACATGCAAGACTATGACAAAAAGATAGCAGAG GAAGAAGCCAAAGCGGCCAAGGAGGAGGGTGTTCCAGATGAGGAGGGCTGGGTGAAGGTGACACGAAAGGGCCGGAAGCCTGGCCTGCCCCGGACAGAGGCTGCCAACCTGCGGGTGCTGGagagggagaaacagaaaaaggccCGCAAAGAGCTGCTGAACTTCTATGCCTGGCAGCATCGTGAGACCAAGAGAGAGC ACATCGCCCAGTTGAGGAAGAAATTTGAGGAAGACAAGCAGAGAATTGCGCTGATGCGAGCCCAGCGCAAGTTTCGGCCGTACTAA
- the POLDIP3 gene encoding polymerase delta-interacting protein 3 isoform X3, whose product MADLSLDELIRKRGVTVKGRLNTRPVFGGVRSRIGIQQNLLSRSSPAVSFQRTFDARQKIGLTDARHKLGVKDAREKLLQKDARFKIKGKVQDAREMLNSRKQQSVAAEKVTKVVDAREKISLKRSTPAAISPTVGTVNPAVKITKTIQQKAPVPGHSHPAGMRINVVNNHTHKQGLYDMEDDDESVSPLTSKQMKITTTNSFLHNTTVPLTKVVQNDTYTAPPAPPSPMRTKALTNMSRTLVTKEEPPKEPAPVELAFSPLEGTKMTVNNLHPRVTEEDIVELFCVCGALKRARLVHPGVAEVVFVKKEDAITAYKKYNNRCLDGQPMKCNLHMNGNVITSDQPILLRLSDTPSVKKEGEPRRSSASASSNPPAEVDPDTILKALFKSSGVSASVQPTEFKIKL is encoded by the exons ATGGCGGACCTCTCTCTGGACGAGCTCATACGGAAACGCGGTGTGACGGTGAAAGGGAG gcttAACACAAGGCCGGTGTTTGGAGGTGTAAGATCTCGCATTGGGATCCAGCAAAATCTTCTAAGTAGATCATCACCAGCTGTCAGCTTCCAGCGGACATTTGATGCCCGACAGAAGATAGGACTCACTGATGCCCGACACAAACTGGGGGTTAAAGATGCGCGTGAAAAACTGCTTCAAAAGGACGCTCGGTTCAAAATCAAAGGGAAGGTGCAGGATGCTCGAGAGATGTTGAATTCCCGTAAGCAGCAAAGTGTTGCTGCTGAAAAGGTGACCAAAGTGGTGGATGCCAGAGAGAAGATAAGCTTAAAAAGGAGCACTCCAGCTGCTATTAGCCCAACTGTGGGGACAGTAAATCCAGCCGTGAAAATCACCAAAACTATCCAA CAGAAGGCTCCAGTTCCTGGACACTCTCATCCAGCAGGAATGAGGATCAATGTGGTGAACAACCATACACACAAACAG GGTCTGTATGACATGGAAGATGATGATGAAAGTGTTTCTCCCCTTACTAGCAAACAGATGAAAATCACCACCACAAACAGTTTCCTGCACAACACG ACTGTTCCCCTGACTAAAGTCGTCCAGAATGATACGTACACAGCTCCACCTGCACCTCCCTCTCCTATGCGGACGAAGGCCTTGACAAACATGTCCCGGACCTTAGTGACAAAGGAGGAGCCTCCAAAAGAACCAGCACCTGTTGAG CTGGCGTTCAGTCCTTTGGAAGGCACAAAAATGACTGTAAACAATCTGCATCCTCGAGTCACAGAGGAAGACATTGTT GAGTTATTCTGTGTGTGTGGTGCTCTGAAGCGAGCCCGGCTGGTGCACCCTGGAGTCGCTGAGGTAGTATTTGTGAAGAAAGAAGATGCTATCACAGCATATAAGAAATACAACAACAGGTGCTTAGATG GTCAACCAATGAAATGCAATCTTCATATGAATGGGAATGTCATCACCTCAGACCAGCCTATATTGCT CCGATTGAGTGATACCccttcagtgaagaaggaaggggaaccACGCCGGTCAAGTGCAAGCGCCTCCTCAAATCCCCCAGCTGAAGTGGACCCTGACACTATCTTGAAGGCACTCTTCAAATCCTCAGGGGTCTCTGCCTCTGTGCAGCCCACAGAATTCAAAATTAAACTCTGA
- the POLDIP3 gene encoding polymerase delta-interacting protein 3 isoform X2 — MADLSLDELIRKRGVTVKGRLNTRPVFGGVRSRIGIQQNLLSRSSPAVSFQRTFDARQKIGLTDARHKLGVKDAREKLLQKDARFKIKGKVQDAREMLNSRKQQSVAAEKVTKVVDAREKISLKRSTPAAISPTVGTVNPAVKITKTIQKAPVPGHSHPAGMRINVVNNHTHKQGLYDMEDDDESVSPLTSKQMKITTTNSFLHNTTGLSGNKFSLSKTVPLTKVVQNDTYTAPPAPPSPMRTKALTNMSRTLVTKEEPPKEPAPVELAFSPLEGTKMTVNNLHPRVTEEDIVELFCVCGALKRARLVHPGVAEVVFVKKEDAITAYKKYNNRCLDGQPMKCNLHMNGNVITSDQPILLRLSDTPSVKKEGEPRRSSASASSNPPAEVDPDTILKALFKSSGVSASVQPTEFKIKL, encoded by the exons ATGGCGGACCTCTCTCTGGACGAGCTCATACGGAAACGCGGTGTGACGGTGAAAGGGAG gcttAACACAAGGCCGGTGTTTGGAGGTGTAAGATCTCGCATTGGGATCCAGCAAAATCTTCTAAGTAGATCATCACCAGCTGTCAGCTTCCAGCGGACATTTGATGCCCGACAGAAGATAGGACTCACTGATGCCCGACACAAACTGGGGGTTAAAGATGCGCGTGAAAAACTGCTTCAAAAGGACGCTCGGTTCAAAATCAAAGGGAAGGTGCAGGATGCTCGAGAGATGTTGAATTCCCGTAAGCAGCAAAGTGTTGCTGCTGAAAAGGTGACCAAAGTGGTGGATGCCAGAGAGAAGATAAGCTTAAAAAGGAGCACTCCAGCTGCTATTAGCCCAACTGTGGGGACAGTAAATCCAGCCGTGAAAATCACCAAAACTATCCAA AAGGCTCCAGTTCCTGGACACTCTCATCCAGCAGGAATGAGGATCAATGTGGTGAACAACCATACACACAAACAG GGTCTGTATGACATGGAAGATGATGATGAAAGTGTTTCTCCCCTTACTAGCAAACAGATGAAAATCACCACCACAAACAGTTTCCTGCACAACACG ACTGGCCTGAGTGGCAATAAATTTTCTCTGTCCAAGACTGTTCCCCTGACTAAAGTCGTCCAGAATGATACGTACACAGCTCCACCTGCACCTCCCTCTCCTATGCGGACGAAGGCCTTGACAAACATGTCCCGGACCTTAGTGACAAAGGAGGAGCCTCCAAAAGAACCAGCACCTGTTGAG CTGGCGTTCAGTCCTTTGGAAGGCACAAAAATGACTGTAAACAATCTGCATCCTCGAGTCACAGAGGAAGACATTGTT GAGTTATTCTGTGTGTGTGGTGCTCTGAAGCGAGCCCGGCTGGTGCACCCTGGAGTCGCTGAGGTAGTATTTGTGAAGAAAGAAGATGCTATCACAGCATATAAGAAATACAACAACAGGTGCTTAGATG GTCAACCAATGAAATGCAATCTTCATATGAATGGGAATGTCATCACCTCAGACCAGCCTATATTGCT CCGATTGAGTGATACCccttcagtgaagaaggaaggggaaccACGCCGGTCAAGTGCAAGCGCCTCCTCAAATCCCCCAGCTGAAGTGGACCCTGACACTATCTTGAAGGCACTCTTCAAATCCTCAGGGGTCTCTGCCTCTGTGCAGCCCACAGAATTCAAAATTAAACTCTGA
- the POLDIP3 gene encoding polymerase delta-interacting protein 3 isoform X4 gives MADLSLDELIRKRGVTVKGRLNTRPVFGGVRSRIGIQQNLLSRSSPAVSFQRTFDARQKIGLTDARHKLGVKDAREKLLQKDARFKIKGKVQDAREMLNSRKQQSVAAEKVTKVVDAREKISLKRSTPAAISPTVGTVNPAVKITKTIQQKAPVPGHSHPAGMRINVVNNHTHKQGLYDMEDDDESVSPLTSKQMKITTTNSFLHNTTGLSGNKFSLSKTVPLTKVVQNDTYTAPPAPPSPMRTKALTNMSRTLVTKEEPPKEPAPVEELFCVCGALKRARLVHPGVAEVVFVKKEDAITAYKKYNNRCLDGQPMKCNLHMNGNVITSDQPILLRLSDTPSVKKEGEPRRSSASASSNPPAEVDPDTILKALFKSSGVSASVQPTEFKIKL, from the exons ATGGCGGACCTCTCTCTGGACGAGCTCATACGGAAACGCGGTGTGACGGTGAAAGGGAG gcttAACACAAGGCCGGTGTTTGGAGGTGTAAGATCTCGCATTGGGATCCAGCAAAATCTTCTAAGTAGATCATCACCAGCTGTCAGCTTCCAGCGGACATTTGATGCCCGACAGAAGATAGGACTCACTGATGCCCGACACAAACTGGGGGTTAAAGATGCGCGTGAAAAACTGCTTCAAAAGGACGCTCGGTTCAAAATCAAAGGGAAGGTGCAGGATGCTCGAGAGATGTTGAATTCCCGTAAGCAGCAAAGTGTTGCTGCTGAAAAGGTGACCAAAGTGGTGGATGCCAGAGAGAAGATAAGCTTAAAAAGGAGCACTCCAGCTGCTATTAGCCCAACTGTGGGGACAGTAAATCCAGCCGTGAAAATCACCAAAACTATCCAA CAGAAGGCTCCAGTTCCTGGACACTCTCATCCAGCAGGAATGAGGATCAATGTGGTGAACAACCATACACACAAACAG GGTCTGTATGACATGGAAGATGATGATGAAAGTGTTTCTCCCCTTACTAGCAAACAGATGAAAATCACCACCACAAACAGTTTCCTGCACAACACG ACTGGCCTGAGTGGCAATAAATTTTCTCTGTCCAAGACTGTTCCCCTGACTAAAGTCGTCCAGAATGATACGTACACAGCTCCACCTGCACCTCCCTCTCCTATGCGGACGAAGGCCTTGACAAACATGTCCCGGACCTTAGTGACAAAGGAGGAGCCTCCAAAAGAACCAGCACCTGTTGAG GAGTTATTCTGTGTGTGTGGTGCTCTGAAGCGAGCCCGGCTGGTGCACCCTGGAGTCGCTGAGGTAGTATTTGTGAAGAAAGAAGATGCTATCACAGCATATAAGAAATACAACAACAGGTGCTTAGATG GTCAACCAATGAAATGCAATCTTCATATGAATGGGAATGTCATCACCTCAGACCAGCCTATATTGCT CCGATTGAGTGATACCccttcagtgaagaaggaaggggaaccACGCCGGTCAAGTGCAAGCGCCTCCTCAAATCCCCCAGCTGAAGTGGACCCTGACACTATCTTGAAGGCACTCTTCAAATCCTCAGGGGTCTCTGCCTCTGTGCAGCCCACAGAATTCAAAATTAAACTCTGA